In a genomic window of Saccharothrix sp. HUAS TT1:
- a CDS encoding type VII secretion target, translating into MAGFEIVADTLAAHHKQLDDLGARLQGAVDAAKTVSMPTDAYGIICQPFRMMLDPVEQWGLDALQGAVEAMEAAGRAVKDTVDQYQQREDAIRDSFKSGD; encoded by the coding sequence ATGGCCGGTTTCGAAATCGTCGCCGACACGCTCGCCGCGCACCACAAGCAGTTGGACGACCTCGGCGCGCGGTTGCAGGGCGCGGTGGACGCGGCGAAGACGGTGAGCATGCCGACCGACGCCTACGGCATCATCTGCCAGCCGTTCCGGATGATGCTCGACCCGGTCGAGCAGTGGGGGCTGGACGCGCTGCAGGGCGCGGTGGAGGCGATGGAGGCCGCGGGCCGGGCCGTCAAGGACACCGTCGACCAGTACCAGCAGAGGGAAGACGCGATCCGGGACAGCTTCAAGTCCGGCGACTGA